A single Oncorhynchus kisutch isolate 150728-3 linkage group LG19, Okis_V2, whole genome shotgun sequence DNA region contains:
- the LOC109910317 gene encoding GLH-binding kinase 1-like isoform X3: MYVCMYVCMYVCMYVCMYVCMYVCMYVCMYVCMYVCMYVCMYVCMYVCMYVCMYVCMYVCMYVCMYVCMYVMLCYVMLCYVMLCYVMLCYVMLCYVMLCYVMLCYVMLCYVMLCYVMLCYVMLCYVMLCYVMLCYVMLCYVMLCYVMLCYVMLLYVLYVLYVLYVLSVCLSVCLSVCLSVCLSVCLSVCLSVCLSVCLHGFLPFFSPVPQTVFVLNVLSFHVSVSQDLKPSNVAVNEDCELRILDFGLARQTDDEMTGYVATRWYRAPEIMLNWMHYNQTVDIWSVGCIMGELLKGKVLFPGNDYIDQLKRIMEVVGTPTPDLLQKISSEHAQKYIQSLPFMPQQDLEKIFRGANPMAVNLLKRMLVLDCDGRISASEALSHPYFSQYHDPDDEPEALPYDQTLESKDRTLEEWKELVFGEMKGIKAPVSETSSLQVEQ; this comes from the exons atgtatgtatgtatgtatgtatgtatgtatgtatgtatgtatgtatgtatgtatgtatgtatgtatgtatgtatgtatgtatgtatgtatgtatgtatgtatgtatgtatgtatgtatgtatgtatgtatgtatgtatgtatgtatgtatgtatgtatgtatgtatgtatgtatgtatgtatgtatgtatgtatgtatgtatgtatgtatgttatgttatgttatgttatgttatgttatgttatgttatgttatgttatgttatgttatgttatgttatgttatgttatgttatgttatgttatgttatgttatgttatgttatgttatgttatgttatgttatgttatgttatgttatgttatgttatgttatgttatgttatgttatgttatgttatgttatgttatgttatgttatgttatgttatgttatgttatgttatgttatgttatgttattgtatgtattgtatgtattgtatgtattgtatgtattgtctgtctgtctgtctgtctgtctgtctgtctgtctgtctgtctgtctgtctgtctgtctgtctgtctgtctgtctgtctgtctgtctgtctgtctacatggCTTTCTCCCTTTCTTTTCCCCTGTCCCTCAGACAGTCTTTGTGTTGAACGTTCTGTCTTTTCATGTGTCTGTCTCACAGGACCTAAAACCAAGTAACGTGGCAGTGAACGAGGACTGCGAGCTGAGG atcCTTGACTTTGGATTGGCCAGACAGACGGATGATGAGATGACGGGGTACGTGGCGACTCGCTGGTATCGAGCGCCAGAAATCATGCTTAATTGGATGCACTACAATCAGACAG TGGATATCTGGTCAGTGGGATGCATCATGGGAGAGTTGCTGAAGGGGAAGGTCCTGTTTCCAGGCAACGACT ATATCGACCAGCTGAAGAGGATTATGGAGGTGGTGGGCACCCCGACCCCTGACCTTCTACAGAAGATCTCTTCTGAACAT GCTCAGAAATATATCCAGTCTCTACCCTTCATGCCCCAGCAGGACTTAGAGAAGATATTCAGAGGAGCCAACCCAATGG ctgtGAATCTACTGAAGCGCATGCTGGTTCTGGACTGTGATGGGCGTATCTCTGCCAGTGAGGCTCTCTCCCACCCTTATTTCTCCCAGTACCACGACCCGGACGACGAACCAGAGGCCCTGCCCTACGACCAGACGCTGGAGAGCAAGGACCGCACACTAGAGGAGTGGAaag AGCTGGTGTTCGGGGAGATGAAAGGAATCAAAGCGCCTGTCAGCGAGACGAGTAGTCTACAGGTGGAACAGTGA
- the LOC109910317 gene encoding mitogen-activated protein kinase 11-like isoform X2 yields the protein MSARPGYYRQELNKTVWEVPERYQNLTPVGSGAYGSVCSAYDVRLRQKVAVKKLSRPFQSLIHSRRSYRELRLLKHMKHENVIGLLDVFSPAASLEDFHEVYLVTNLMGADLNNIVKFQRLSDEHVQFLIYQLLRGLKYIHSAGLIHRDLKPSNVAVNEDCELRILDFGLARQTDDEMTGYVATRWYRAPEIMLNWMHYNQTVDIWSVGCIMGELLKGKVLFPGNDYIDQLKRIMEVVGTPTPDLLQKISSEHAQKYIQSLPFMPQQDLEKIFRGANPMAVNLLKRMLVLDCDGRISASEALSHPYFSQYHDPDDEPEALPYDQTLESKDRTLEEWKELVFGEMKGIKAPVSETSSLQVEQ from the exons ATGTCGGCCAGACCAGGCTACTATCGGCAGGAGCTGAACAAGACTGTATGGGAGGTTCCCGAGCGGTACCAGAATCTGACTCCCGTGGGCTCGGGGGCCTACGGTTCGGTATG ctcagcatATGACGTGCGGCTACGACAGAAGGTGGCGGTGAAGAAGCTGTCTCGGCCTTTCCAGTCCCTTATCCACAGTAGGCGCTCGTACCGCGAGCTCCGGCTACTCAAGCACATGAAACATGAGAAT GTAATAGGACTACTGGATGTATTCTCCCCTGCTGCATCGCTAGAGGACTTCCATGAAGT CTACCTGGTAACCAACTTGATGGGGGCAGACCTGAACAACATAGTCAAATTCCAGCGTCTCTCTGATGAGCATGTGCAGTTTCTTATTTACCAGCTGCTCAGAGGCCTCAAG TACATCCATTCAGCAGGACTGATCCACAGA GACCTAAAACCAAGTAACGTGGCAGTGAACGAGGACTGCGAGCTGAGG atcCTTGACTTTGGATTGGCCAGACAGACGGATGATGAGATGACGGGGTACGTGGCGACTCGCTGGTATCGAGCGCCAGAAATCATGCTTAATTGGATGCACTACAATCAGACAG TGGATATCTGGTCAGTGGGATGCATCATGGGAGAGTTGCTGAAGGGGAAGGTCCTGTTTCCAGGCAACGACT ATATCGACCAGCTGAAGAGGATTATGGAGGTGGTGGGCACCCCGACCCCTGACCTTCTACAGAAGATCTCTTCTGAACAT GCTCAGAAATATATCCAGTCTCTACCCTTCATGCCCCAGCAGGACTTAGAGAAGATATTCAGAGGAGCCAACCCAATGG ctgtGAATCTACTGAAGCGCATGCTGGTTCTGGACTGTGATGGGCGTATCTCTGCCAGTGAGGCTCTCTCCCACCCTTATTTCTCCCAGTACCACGACCCGGACGACGAACCAGAGGCCCTGCCCTACGACCAGACGCTGGAGAGCAAGGACCGCACACTAGAGGAGTGGAaag AGCTGGTGTTCGGGGAGATGAAAGGAATCAAAGCGCCTGTCAGCGAGACGAGTAGTCTACAGGTGGAACAGTGA
- the LOC109910317 gene encoding mitogen-activated protein kinase 11-like isoform X1, whose protein sequence is MSARPGYYRQELNKTVWEVPERYQNLTPVGSGAYGSVCSAYDVRLRQKVAVKKLSRPFQSLIHSRRSYRELRLLKHMKHENVIGLLDVFSPAASLEDFHEVYLVTNLMGADLNNIVKFQRLSDEHVQFLIYQLLRGLKVYIHSAGLIHRDLKPSNVAVNEDCELRILDFGLARQTDDEMTGYVATRWYRAPEIMLNWMHYNQTVDIWSVGCIMGELLKGKVLFPGNDYIDQLKRIMEVVGTPTPDLLQKISSEHAQKYIQSLPFMPQQDLEKIFRGANPMAVNLLKRMLVLDCDGRISASEALSHPYFSQYHDPDDEPEALPYDQTLESKDRTLEEWKELVFGEMKGIKAPVSETSSLQVEQ, encoded by the exons ATGTCGGCCAGACCAGGCTACTATCGGCAGGAGCTGAACAAGACTGTATGGGAGGTTCCCGAGCGGTACCAGAATCTGACTCCCGTGGGCTCGGGGGCCTACGGTTCGGTATG ctcagcatATGACGTGCGGCTACGACAGAAGGTGGCGGTGAAGAAGCTGTCTCGGCCTTTCCAGTCCCTTATCCACAGTAGGCGCTCGTACCGCGAGCTCCGGCTACTCAAGCACATGAAACATGAGAAT GTAATAGGACTACTGGATGTATTCTCCCCTGCTGCATCGCTAGAGGACTTCCATGAAGT CTACCTGGTAACCAACTTGATGGGGGCAGACCTGAACAACATAGTCAAATTCCAGCGTCTCTCTGATGAGCATGTGCAGTTTCTTATTTACCAGCTGCTCAGAGGCCTCAAGGTA TACATCCATTCAGCAGGACTGATCCACAGA GACCTAAAACCAAGTAACGTGGCAGTGAACGAGGACTGCGAGCTGAGG atcCTTGACTTTGGATTGGCCAGACAGACGGATGATGAGATGACGGGGTACGTGGCGACTCGCTGGTATCGAGCGCCAGAAATCATGCTTAATTGGATGCACTACAATCAGACAG TGGATATCTGGTCAGTGGGATGCATCATGGGAGAGTTGCTGAAGGGGAAGGTCCTGTTTCCAGGCAACGACT ATATCGACCAGCTGAAGAGGATTATGGAGGTGGTGGGCACCCCGACCCCTGACCTTCTACAGAAGATCTCTTCTGAACAT GCTCAGAAATATATCCAGTCTCTACCCTTCATGCCCCAGCAGGACTTAGAGAAGATATTCAGAGGAGCCAACCCAATGG ctgtGAATCTACTGAAGCGCATGCTGGTTCTGGACTGTGATGGGCGTATCTCTGCCAGTGAGGCTCTCTCCCACCCTTATTTCTCCCAGTACCACGACCCGGACGACGAACCAGAGGCCCTGCCCTACGACCAGACGCTGGAGAGCAAGGACCGCACACTAGAGGAGTGGAaag AGCTGGTGTTCGGGGAGATGAAAGGAATCAAAGCGCCTGTCAGCGAGACGAGTAGTCTACAGGTGGAACAGTGA
- the LOC116355024 gene encoding C-type lectin BfL-2-like isoform X2, with amino-acid sequence MANKTESVCVFVVLCLLTYINVCSFMCVCLVHADYLHFFNESKSWINSLKFCKSRGSKSNLVQITNQTVHADVTQLIANVELQCGEVWIGLERSIFEWSAPWLWTSSDVDKVVKYSEWHSCFPLNPINYHCGKMVRVGNGELKWLDASCHQELPFICQDLH; translated from the exons ATGGCAAATAAGACCGAAAGTGTATGTGTATTTGTGGTTTTGTGTTTATTAACTTACATTAACGTGTGCAGTTTcatgtgtgtttgtcttgtccaTGCAGATTACCTGCACTTCTTCAACGAGTCCAAGAGCTGGATCAATTCCCTGAAGTTCTGTAAAAGTCGTGGCTCCAAGTCTAACCTGGTGCAAATCACCAACCAGACTGTGCATGCTGACGTGACCCAGCTCATTGCCAACGTGGAGCTGCAATGTGGGGAAGTGTGGATTGGTCTGGAGCGGTCCATCTTTGAGTGGAGCGCCCCCTGGCTGTGGACCAGTAGTGATGTTGATAAGGTGGTGAAGTACAGTGAGTGGCATAGTTGCTTCCCCCTCAACCCCATCAATTACCATTGTGGTAAGATGGTCCGGGTTGGTAACGGAGAACTGAAGTGGCTGGATGCTTCCTGTCATCAGGAATTACCCTTCATCTGTCAAG ATCTCCACTAG
- the LOC109910318 gene encoding mitogen-activated protein kinase 12: MSVRTRTGFYRQEVNKTAWEVPERYRELKQVGTGAYGTVCSAQDHRTGVRVAIKKLHRPFQSKLFAKRAYRELRLLKHMKHENVIGLLDVFTSEISLDRFHDFYLVMPLMGTDLGKLMKMERLSQERVQFLVYQMLKGLKYIHSAGIIHRDLKPGNLSVNEDCELKILDFGLARQTDTEMTGYVVTRWYRAPEVILNWMHYTQTVDIWSVGCIMAEMLLGKPLFKGNDHLDQLKEIMKITGTPTADFVTKLQSQDAKNYIRSLPKVLKKDLHFLFSKASSDAVCVLERMLLLDPERRVSASEALAMPFFSEFREPEEETEAQPYDHSMDNTDLLLEQWKRHTFTEILSFRPAATETKDPKETSL, translated from the exons ATGTCGGTCCGCACGCGGACAGGATTTTATCGTCAGGAGGTAAACAAAACGGCATGGGAGGTTCCAGAGCGATACCGTGAGCTAAAGCAGGTGGGGACTGGCGCATATGGGACAGTATG TTCCGCCCAGGACCACAGGACTGGGGTGAGGGTGGCCATCAAGAAGCTCCACAGACCcttccagtcaaagctcttcGCCAAGAGGGCCTACAGAGAGCTCCGGCTCCTCAAGCACATGAAGCACGAAAAT GTGATTGGACTGCTGGATGTGTTCACTTCTGAGATCTCATTGGACAGGTTTCATGACTT TTACCTGGTAATGCCACTCATGGGTACTGATCTGGGGAAACTGATGAAGATGGAGAGATTGTCACAGGAGAGGGTGCAATTCCTTGTCTATCAAATGCTGAAAGGACTCAAG TATATCCACTCTGCAGGGATCATCCACAGG GATCTCAAACCTGGAAATTTATCTGTCAACGAAGACTGTGAGCTGAAG atcCTTGACTTCGGGCTGGCtcggcagacagacacagagatgaCGGGGTACGTCGTCACTCGCTGGTACAGAGCCCCCGAGGTAATCCTCAATTGGATGCACTATACCCAGACTG TGGATATCTGGTCGGTGGGCTGCATCATGGCGGAGATGTTGCTGGGGAAGCCGCTGTTCAAAGGAAATGACC ACCTGGACcaactgaaagagatcatgaagATTACTGGTACACCCACTGCAGACTTTGTTACGAAGCTACAAAGCCAAGAT GCCAAAAACTACATACGGAGCCTTCCTAAAGTACTAAAGAAAGATTTGCACTTTCTTTTTTCCAAAGCTAGCTCAGACG CGGTGTGTGTGCTGGAGCGCATGCTGTTGCTGGACCCTGAGAGGCGGGTGAGTGCGTCGGAGGCGCTGGCCATGCCCTTTTTCAGTGAGTTCAGAGAACCAGAGGAGGAGACTGAGGCCCAGCCCTACGATCACTCCATGGACAACACAGACCTGctcctggagcagtggaaac GTCACACATTCACAGAGATTCTGTCCTTCAGGCCTGCAGCAACAGAGACCAAGGACCCCAAAGAGACATCACTCTGA
- the LOC116355054 gene encoding putative C-type lectin domain family 20 member A translates to MLLHRRLEERVISPVKPVPAPRTRPPVHLPIPIRPVPAPRTRPEERVISPVKPVLAPRTRPPVHLPSPIRPVPAPQTRPEERVISPVKPVPAPRTRPPVRLPSPIRPVPAPHTRPEERVISPVLPVPAPRTRPPVPLPSPIRPVPAPHTRPEERVISPVKPVLAPRTRPPLRYVLHVRFTYSAKKYSLVLEEKNWTEAQEYCRQHYTNLSIIHTEEDWKAIQSSLGNFIGDVWIGLHRPGSTEKWKWSDGEDFMFFNWENGFGVHAVGHDCVLSISSHWQPVSCATQRQYMCQREVHRGNGTTEKVYELMPGTKMQQDALKDCKSKSRGLASILNQKEQEAFDEVTEGDTWIGLEHNNSNTLWEWSNGEPFQQWENTRVDGNCVQLNRKWRPKDCSRQSAFLCYGDEHPLNNTGDLNTPVTPETTSPTSTGPPSTEMFTTTPTTSPTTTTNGQSTTSPTTTTNGQSTTSPTTTTIHHLTNYH, encoded by the exons ATGCTGCTGCACAGGCGTTTGGAAGAGCGTGTCATCAGTCCAGtgaaacctgtgccggctccacgcaccaggcctccagtgcacctccccaTCCCGatacgtcctgtgccggctccccgcactcgccctgaagagcgTGTCATCAGTCCAGTGAAACCTGTGctggctccacgcaccaggcctccagtgcacctccccaGCCCGatacgtcctgtgccggctccccaaactcgccctgaagagcgtgtcatcagtccagtgaaacctgtgccggctccacgcaccaggcctccagtgcgcctccccagcccgatacgtcctgtgccggctccccacactcgccctgaAGAGCGTGTCATCAGTCCAGTGctacctgtgccggctccacgcaccaggcctccagtgcccCTCCCCAGCCCGatacgtcctgtgccggctccccacactcgccctgaAGAGCGTGTCATCAGTCCAGTGAAACCTGTGCTGGCTCCACGCACCAGACCTCCACTGCGCTATGTACTTCACGTTCgtt TCACCTACTCAGCCAAAAAGTACAGCCTCGTCCTTGAGGAGAAAAACTGGACTGAAGCACAAGAGTActgcagacaacactacacaaaCCTGTCCATCATACACACAGAAGAGGATTGGAAGGCAATTCAATCTTCTTTGGGTAATTTCATCGGTGATGTGTGGATTGGGCTCCATAGGCCTGGTTCAACTGAAAAGTGGAAGTGGTCTGATGGAGAGGACTTCATGTTCTTTAACTGGGAAAATGGTTTTGGTGTCCACGCCGTGGGTCATGACTGTGTCTTGTCTATTTCATCTCACTGGCAACCAGTCTCTTGTGCAACTCAAAGACAGTATATGTGTCAACGAG AAGTTCATCGTGGTAATGGAACAACAGAGAAGGTGTATGAGCTGATGCCTGGGACAAAGATGCAGCAGGATGCTCTGAAAGACTGCAAGAGCAAAAGCAGAGGTCTGGCAAGTATCCTGAACCAGAAGGAACAGGAAGCCTTTGATGAGGTGACTGAAGGGGACACCTGGATTGGACTTgagcacaacaacagcaacacACTATGGGAATGGTCAAATGGAGAACCATTTCAGCAATGGGAAAACACCAGGGTAGATGGAAACTGTGTACAGCTGAACAGAAAATGGAGACCAAAAGATTGCTCTCGTCAAAGTGCTTTCCTTTGCTATGGAG ATGAACATCCACTTAACAACACCGGGGATTTAAACACTCCTGTTACACCTGAAACCACCAGCCCTACTTCAACTGGACCTCCGTCTACAGAAATGTTTACCACAACACCTACCACCTCaccaactaccactactaatggacagtccaccacctcaccaactaccactactaatggacagtccaccacctcaccaactaccactacta tccaccacctcaccaaTTACCACTAG